A genomic stretch from Pararhizobium sp. IMCC21322 includes:
- a CDS encoding carbohydrate ABC transporter permease, whose protein sequence is MSNVSNVPPRGLLARLFEPPRIGAMAPGAKFIVYTLLLAWSAFVLFPIYWLVITSVKSAADVNGGPVYIPFVDFMPSLHAWRELFVVDYADTLRAYVNSIIISLAATALAVLIGSMAAYALARIRYQPNLITILLFVLVMAAAMFAVGSYGVDWRLVLVVGVGIFYFLSKAVASRVHVPLGNGDILFWMISQRILAPIVVVVPIYMMFQSVRMLDTHLAIILTYAVVNLPIVIWLMYDFFNSIPKDLEESAQLDGATMIMTFREIVLPLSRAGLAATTLLVMILCWNEYLLALFLSTAKAQTMPILVAAMNAGERGILWWSMSVVIIVMIIPVVFMAIVLQRYISKGVLLGAVKG, encoded by the coding sequence ATGAGTAATGTCTCTAACGTGCCGCCAAGAGGCCTGCTTGCGCGGCTTTTTGAGCCGCCCAGAATTGGCGCAATGGCGCCCGGTGCCAAGTTTATCGTCTATACGCTTCTGCTGGCCTGGTCCGCCTTTGTGCTGTTTCCAATCTACTGGTTGGTGATCACTTCGGTAAAATCAGCGGCAGACGTCAATGGCGGTCCGGTTTACATTCCCTTTGTTGATTTCATGCCCAGCCTTCACGCCTGGCGTGAATTGTTCGTGGTGGATTACGCCGACACGCTGCGGGCCTACGTCAACTCAATCATTATCTCGCTCGCAGCAACGGCGCTGGCTGTTCTGATCGGATCCATGGCTGCCTATGCGTTGGCGCGCATTCGCTATCAGCCCAATCTGATCACCATCTTGCTGTTCGTCCTGGTCATGGCGGCAGCTATGTTTGCCGTCGGTAGCTATGGTGTCGACTGGCGCCTTGTGCTGGTGGTCGGTGTCGGTATTTTCTATTTCCTCAGCAAGGCAGTAGCGTCGCGTGTCCATGTACCTTTGGGCAATGGCGATATTCTTTTCTGGATGATTTCCCAACGCATTCTGGCACCCATTGTTGTGGTTGTGCCGATTTACATGATGTTCCAGTCGGTGCGTATGCTCGATACCCATCTGGCAATCATTCTCACCTATGCCGTGGTCAATCTGCCCATTGTCATCTGGCTGATGTATGATTTCTTCAATTCGATTCCCAAGGATCTGGAAGAAAGCGCCCAGTTGGATGGCGCGACCATGATCATGACCTTCCGGGAAATTGTGCTGCCCCTGTCACGTGCGGGACTGGCGGCAACCACATTGCTGGTCATGATCCTGTGCTGGAATGAATATCTTCTGGCCCTGTTTCTCTCCACCGCAAAGGCTCAGACCATGCCCATTCTCGTTGCCGCGATGAATGCAGGTGAGCGTGGAATCTTGTGGTGGTCCATGTCGGTGGTGATCATTGTGATGATCATACCGGTGGTGTTTATGGCGATTGTCTTGCAGCGCTACATTTCCAAGGGCGTATTGCTGGGAGCCGTTAAAGGATGA
- a CDS encoding ABC transporter ATP-binding protein: protein MTSASETDTPSSDAKRLSIRKMNKHYGEFHAVKDLDIEVEPGEFLVLLGPSGCGKSTALRMIAGLEEITSGEVFMGERDVTHVLPKYRDIAMVFQSYALYPHKTVAENIGFPLKVTGVPVEQRNKAVFDAAVQVQMETLLERFPRELSGGQRQRVALARAIIRRPSAFLMDEPLSNLDAKLRGFMRAELKHMQHELGVTTVYVTHDQIEAMTLAHRVAIMKDGELQQLGTPAEVYTNPINLFVAGFMGSPPMNFLEGNVSESGLQVGKDKIALEGVEEGVGITLGFRPEDASVVDVGQGRFDAMVYTAEMTGDLTLVTVKHGSSILTIKMPKDFIVDYNQTVGIQFDSALSYLFSTSDGARLKAIVVDS, encoded by the coding sequence ATGACTTCAGCGTCTGAAACAGACACTCCATCTTCGGATGCCAAACGGCTTTCAATCAGGAAGATGAACAAGCATTACGGCGAGTTTCACGCAGTTAAGGATCTGGACATTGAAGTGGAGCCGGGTGAGTTTCTGGTTCTGCTTGGGCCGTCCGGCTGCGGGAAATCCACCGCGCTTCGCATGATTGCCGGTCTAGAGGAAATCACCTCTGGCGAGGTGTTCATGGGCGAGCGCGATGTCACCCATGTTCTGCCGAAATACCGCGACATTGCCATGGTGTTTCAGTCCTATGCGCTCTATCCGCACAAGACAGTGGCCGAAAATATCGGCTTTCCGCTGAAGGTGACGGGCGTTCCCGTAGAGCAGCGCAACAAAGCTGTGTTTGATGCCGCCGTGCAGGTGCAGATGGAAACTCTGCTGGAGCGGTTCCCCCGAGAATTATCAGGTGGTCAGCGCCAGCGTGTGGCCCTTGCGCGCGCAATCATTCGCCGTCCATCAGCATTTTTGATGGATGAGCCTCTGTCCAATCTGGACGCCAAACTGCGCGGTTTCATGCGCGCAGAGTTGAAACACATGCAGCATGAACTTGGTGTCACCACCGTCTATGTGACCCATGATCAGATTGAAGCCATGACGCTGGCCCATCGGGTGGCGATCATGAAAGATGGTGAACTGCAACAGCTGGGCACGCCGGCGGAAGTCTATACAAATCCGATCAATCTGTTCGTGGCGGGCTTCATGGGATCACCGCCCATGAACTTCCTTGAGGGCAACGTATCGGAAAGTGGCCTGCAGGTCGGGAAAGATAAAATCGCTCTGGAGGGTGTTGAAGAAGGTGTGGGCATTACACTTGGCTTCCGCCCGGAAGATGCAAGTGTGGTGGACGTCGGTCAGGGCCGCTTTGATGCCATGGTCTACACAGCTGAAATGACCGGCGATCTGACCCTGGTTACGGTCAAACATGGCTCTTCTATTCTGACGATCAAAATGCCAAAGGATTTCATAGTCGATTACAATCAGACTGTGGGCATCCAGTTTGACAGTGCGTTGAGCTATCTGTTCAGCACCAGCGATGGCGCCCGTCTCAAAGCGAT